A DNA window from Anastrepha ludens isolate Willacy chromosome 6, idAnaLude1.1, whole genome shotgun sequence contains the following coding sequences:
- the LOC128867230 gene encoding protein kinase C, eye isozyme-like, translating to MDKKTDNRRRMDNKDMPHNMSKRDMIRAADFNFIKVLGEGSFGKVLQAERRGTDELYAVKVLRKDVIIQTDDLELPMTEKQVLALSGKPPFLVSLHSCFQTMDRLFFVMEYCKGGDLMYHMQVYGRFKESVAVNINVSALQFLAKKPNNRLGAGRYARSEITTNPFFRNIDWDKVEAKEMEPPIVPKIKHRKDISNFDKAFIGEKTDLTPTDKLFMMNLDQSDFIGFSYMNPEFITII from the exons ATGGACAAAAAAACCGATAATAGGCGCCGCATGGACAACAAAGATATGCCACACAATATGAGCAAACGCGATATGATACGTGCAGCAGATTTCAATTTCATCAAAGTACTTGGCGAGGGTTCGTTCGGTAAAGTGCTGCAGGCCGAGCGCCGTGGTACCGATGAGCTGTATGCGGTGAAAGTGCTGCGCAAGGATGTCATCATACAGACCGACGACTTGGAATTGCCCATGACTGAGAAGCAGGTGTTGGCGTTGTCGGGCAAGCCGCCATTTTTGGTCTCATTACACTCGTGCTTTCAGACTATG GATCGTCTATTCTTTGTCATGGAGTACTGCAAAGGCGGTGATCTTATGTACCACATGCAGGTCTATGGACGTTTCAAAGAATCAGTGGCGGTG AACATAAATGTTTCTGCTTTACAGTTCCTTGCCAAAAAGCCCAATAATCGCTTAGGTGCTGGCCGCTACGCTCGTTCTGAAATtaccacaaatcctttcttcaGGAATATAGATTGGGACAAGGTTGAAGCGAAGGAAATGGAGCCGCCTATTGTACCGAAAATT AAACATCGCAAGGATATCTCGAACTTCGATAAAGCTTTCATTGGCGAAAAAACAGATTTGACACCAACCGATAAATTATTCATGATGAATTTGGATCAGAGTGACTTCATAGGCTTCTCCTATATGAATCCGGAGTTTATCACTATTATCTAA